Below is a window of bacterium DNA.
CCGGCCTTAAAAACAACGTGGACACCGTCCACTCGCTGCTCAACTATTACTTCTCGCTCCAGGCAAGCGGCGCGATGACCGAGGCGGAGGCGAAAAAAGCCGCCGCCACCGCGGTAAAAAACATGCGCTACGACGGCACCAGCTATTTCTGGATAAACGACATGGGCGCCAGAATGATCATGCACCCCATAATGCCTCAATACGACGGCCAGGACATGGCGAACTACACGGACCCTGACGGGAAAAAGCTCTTTTCCGAGTTCGTAAAAATAGTCACGTCCACCGAGATGGGCTTCTTCTACTACTCCTGGCCAAAGCCGGGGAGCGACATCCCGCAGAAAAAACTCAGTTTCGTCAAGGGCTTCGACCACTGGAACTGGATAATAGGCACCGGGGTCTACCTGGACGACGTTGAAAGAGAACTGGGAAAGCTCAATATTTATCTTCTGACCGGCGGAATGCTGCTCTCGCTGGTCAGCATTGTCACCGCCGGGCTCATAGGACGCCGCCTGCGCTCCAGGCTCGGCGACGTGTCGGACGGCCTAAAACTGATATCCCAGGGCGGCATAGATTCGGATTCCGGCGCGAGGCTGGACATCGGCATCTCCGACGAAATCGGCGAACTCTCTCACCAGTTCAACGAGCTCATCGATTCGATGGTTACCCTGTCCAATTTCAGGAAGACGATTCAGGAAGACGAATCCCTTCAGGACGTTTTCTACAGGATGGCCGAGATATTCTCGGCCCTTCCCGGCGTTGAGAAGGTGACTATCTTCGACATCCAGAAATCCACGAATTCGATGAAGGTCGTCTATCCCGTTCCCTTCGCCACGGAGGATCTTATCTGCAACGAGGCGATACTGGACAACTGCAACCTGTGCAAGGCCAGGCGCACCGGGCACCTTATCGATTCAAAGAACTTCCCGAAGGTCTGCCTCGAATTTCTGGCCAGCGACGAAAAAAACCACGTCTGCTTCCCCTTCAACGTCGGAGAGGGAACCATCGCCATCGCCCAGTTCATATTTTCAAAAAACGGCCACCTGCCGAAAACCTTTAACTACAAACGCAGCATCGGCAAGGCGAAGCAGTTCATCAAGGAATCCCTGCCGGTCATCGAGGCCAAGCGCCTCACGGCAAGCCTCCGGGAATCCTCCCTCGTGGATTCCCTAACCGGCCTCAACAACCGCCGGTACCTGCAGGAGTGCTACTCCCACGTGTGCGCAGGTTCGCTGCGGAGAAAGAAATCGATCGGCATACTTATGTGCGACATCGATTATTTCAAGCAGGTGAACGACGACCACGGACACGACGCCGGGGATGAGATACTGCAACAGGCGTCGAAAATCATACAGGACAACGTGCGCAAGGCCGATCTGGTCTTCCGCTTCGGGGGCGAAGAATTTCTCGTCATGCTTATCGACGTAGAGCCGGAGGATTCCGTACAGGTAGCCGAAAAAATCCGCACCGCCTTCGAGAGCAGGGAATTCGTCTTCGGCAAGGGCGGCAAGATCAGGAAAACCATCTCGATAGGCGTGAGCGAATTCCCCGGCGACGAGGAGACCTTCTGGAAGGTCGTGAAGTTCGCCGACGTGGCCCTCTACTCGGCCAAGGAAAACGGAAGAAACAAGGCCG
It encodes the following:
- a CDS encoding diguanylate cyclase, which translates into the protein MKILRFKEWSILPKIMFFSTAGAVFFLLITFTILNPFVKQQVLEQKKTGLKNNVDTVHSLLNYYFSLQASGAMTEAEAKKAAATAVKNMRYDGTSYFWINDMGARMIMHPIMPQYDGQDMANYTDPDGKKLFSEFVKIVTSTEMGFFYYSWPKPGSDIPQKKLSFVKGFDHWNWIIGTGVYLDDVERELGKLNIYLLTGGMLLSLVSIVTAGLIGRRLRSRLGDVSDGLKLISQGGIDSDSGARLDIGISDEIGELSHQFNELIDSMVTLSNFRKTIQEDESLQDVFYRMAEIFSALPGVEKVTIFDIQKSTNSMKVVYPVPFATEDLICNEAILDNCNLCKARRTGHLIDSKNFPKVCLEFLASDEKNHVCFPFNVGEGTIAIAQFIFSKNGHLPKTFNYKRSIGKAKQFIKESLPVIEAKRLTASLRESSLVDSLTGLNNRRYLQECYSHVCAGSLRRKKSIGILMCDIDYFKQVNDDHGHDAGDEILQQASKIIQDNVRKADLVFRFGGEEFLVMLIDVEPEDSVQVAEKIRTAFESREFVFGKGGKIRKTISIGVSEFPGDEETFWKVVKFADVALYSAKENGRNKAVRFLPSMWLQSQY